One Microthrixaceae bacterium genomic region harbors:
- a CDS encoding dienelactone hydrolase family protein — translation MTGSTETEFANGSPLEAYSRSSFTHEGLTRDIYRRGSGPAVIVIAEMPGITPKVVAFADRVVDLGCTVVMPALFGEPGLDPNAMAVPAAALHMAATLTRACVAKEFTVWSLGETSPIVGWLRTLAAHEHERCGGPGVGAVGMCFTGGYALSMAVDDRLVAPVLSQPSMPIALGRRHKAALDISPADLDRVKERARRGDLEVLGLRFCGDRLAPGDRFRTLERELGEAFVGVEIPDQFANKTVPFPPHGVLTEHLIDAPGQPTRDALDLVLDLFRRRLLAEESVD, via the coding sequence ATGACAGGGTCCACGGAGACAGAGTTCGCGAACGGTTCACCCCTCGAGGCCTATTCGCGCTCGTCGTTCACTCACGAGGGGCTCACCCGCGACATCTACCGGCGCGGCAGCGGTCCGGCGGTGATCGTGATCGCCGAGATGCCGGGCATCACCCCGAAGGTGGTGGCCTTCGCGGATCGAGTCGTCGACCTGGGTTGCACCGTGGTGATGCCGGCGCTGTTCGGCGAGCCCGGCCTCGACCCCAACGCCATGGCCGTTCCGGCGGCCGCGCTCCATATGGCCGCGACCCTGACCCGGGCGTGCGTGGCGAAGGAGTTCACCGTCTGGTCCCTCGGCGAGACCAGCCCGATCGTCGGGTGGCTTCGAACGCTCGCGGCGCACGAACACGAGCGGTGCGGCGGCCCGGGGGTCGGCGCGGTCGGCATGTGCTTCACCGGTGGGTACGCGCTGTCGATGGCGGTCGATGACCGGCTGGTCGCTCCGGTGTTGTCCCAGCCGTCGATGCCGATCGCGTTGGGCCGCAGACACAAGGCAGCCCTCGACATCTCCCCAGCCGATCTCGACCGGGTGAAGGAGCGTGCGAGGCGGGGCGACCTGGAGGTGTTGGGCCTTCGGTTCTGTGGCGACCGACTGGCCCCGGGCGATCGTTTCCGGACGCTCGAGCGTGAGCTCGGCGAGGCGTTCGTCGGCGTGGAGATTCCGGATCAGTTCGCCAACAAGACGGTTCCATTCCCGCCTCACGGGGTGTTGACCGAGCACCTCATCGACGCGCCCGGCCAACCGACCCGTGACGCACTCGATCTCGTGCTCGATCTCTTTCGACGTCGGCTCCTGGCCGAAGAATCCGTAGATTAG
- a CDS encoding HAD family hydrolase codes for MTEYATPHPTAPSPTELPAAVLWDLDGTLVDTEPAWMRAEVLLANRHGVNWGPQDALQLIGTSLPNAGRIFQDLGVPGSVAEIVDELIGVVVETLGNHIEWQPGAQRILAELRDAGVRQALVTMSYRDMADLIIAGAPADTLTTSVTGDEVTNGKPHPEPYLAAADLLGVDIAQCVAVEDSPTGIASALASGARVIGVQRQVPVAPEPGLSRLASFDALTVDTFRRVASGETIDELLA; via the coding sequence GTGACTGAGTACGCGACCCCGCACCCGACCGCCCCCTCGCCGACCGAACTTCCGGCCGCGGTGTTGTGGGATCTCGACGGCACCCTCGTCGACACCGAACCGGCATGGATGCGCGCCGAGGTGTTGCTGGCGAATCGCCACGGGGTGAACTGGGGGCCACAGGACGCGCTGCAGCTCATCGGCACCTCGCTGCCCAACGCCGGTCGGATCTTTCAGGACCTCGGGGTGCCCGGCTCCGTCGCAGAGATCGTCGACGAGCTGATCGGCGTGGTGGTCGAGACCCTCGGCAACCACATCGAGTGGCAGCCCGGGGCGCAGCGCATCCTCGCGGAGCTACGAGATGCCGGAGTTCGCCAAGCACTGGTCACGATGAGCTATCGGGACATGGCCGACCTCATCATCGCCGGCGCTCCCGCCGACACGTTGACCACCAGCGTCACCGGGGACGAGGTGACCAACGGAAAGCCCCACCCCGAGCCCTACCTTGCCGCCGCCGACCTCCTCGGAGTCGACATCGCACAGTGCGTCGCGGTCGAGGACTCCCCCACCGGGATCGCGTCGGCGCTCGCCTCCGGGGCGCGGGTGATCGGCGTGCAGCGTCAGGTGCCGGTCGCGCCGGAACCCGGGCTCTCGCGCCTCGCGAGCTTCGACGCCCTCACCGTCGATACCTTTCGCCGCGTTGCCAGCGGCGAAACGATCGACGAACTGCTTGCCTAA
- a CDS encoding sulfite exporter TauE/SafE family protein: MSPHLTLTIILAGLAVGVLYGIFGVGSAFATPMLSIIGVPGLAAVSGPLPAMLPGSATGAWSYVQAGNVDWRVAKRSIIGAVPASILGAIASQWVGGPALIAMSGVVLFVVGVRVLRPTRAAAVLDTPSWADRHPVLLSAAAALVGFLSGLLANGGGFLLVPMFLLMVGLDMNKATGTSLVVATLLTVPTLVTRSFIGDIDWLVAGAFAIGMIPGTRIGALSAARFDVARLQRAFGVLLLVFAVWFLARELPHLIA; encoded by the coding sequence GTGTCCCCCCACCTCACCCTGACGATCATCCTCGCGGGCCTCGCCGTTGGCGTGTTGTACGGCATCTTCGGCGTCGGATCCGCATTCGCCACGCCGATGCTGTCGATCATCGGCGTTCCCGGCCTCGCCGCCGTGTCGGGGCCGCTGCCCGCCATGCTCCCCGGATCGGCGACCGGCGCGTGGTCCTACGTTCAGGCCGGAAACGTCGACTGGCGGGTCGCCAAACGGTCGATCATCGGCGCCGTCCCTGCGTCGATTCTCGGGGCGATCGCCTCGCAGTGGGTTGGAGGCCCAGCGCTCATCGCCATGAGCGGGGTGGTGTTGTTCGTCGTCGGAGTCCGGGTGTTGCGCCCGACCCGTGCCGCCGCCGTCCTCGATACGCCGAGTTGGGCCGACCGGCACCCGGTGCTGTTGTCGGCGGCGGCAGCGCTCGTCGGCTTTCTGTCCGGCCTTCTGGCCAACGGCGGGGGGTTCCTGCTGGTGCCGATGTTCCTCCTGATGGTCGGCCTCGACATGAACAAAGCGACCGGCACCAGCCTCGTCGTCGCCACGCTGCTGACCGTCCCAACCCTGGTGACCCGCTCGTTCATCGGCGACATCGACTGGCTGGTCGCCGGAGCGTTCGCGATCGGAATGATCCCCGGAACGCGCATCGGTGCGCTCAGCGCGGCTCGATTCGACGTCGCCCGACTCCAGCGAGCCTTCGGGGTGCTGTTGTTGGTCTTCGCCGTGTGGTTTCTCGCCCGCGAACTCCCGCACCTGATCGCCTGA
- a CDS encoding LysR substrate-binding domain-containing protein, which produces MKFHQLSTFVAVVDHGSVTAAADALSVSQPAVSQTIRSLERDLGVAVFDRIGRNVRLNAAGEALLPGARQALRDLQIARDAVASVSALRSGRLDLVSLPTLGVSPVAELIGEFHRRHPDISVRLVEPDSAARIGSVVASGEAEIGFTELTSQGVVPSDATSAADRLESVELDHQVYVVVYHRSVELDEVHAPDGAPVPLTELASLPLVTAIEGTSTRRLIDEAFAYVGVAPRIAVETELREVIAAVVAAGGGYSILPRVVAEAIGSPDGDIVIAQVAPPIRRRVGVIFRPGAMSPAGRAFLEVVEESKRRG; this is translated from the coding sequence ATGAAGTTCCACCAACTGTCGACCTTCGTGGCGGTGGTCGATCACGGTTCCGTCACTGCGGCGGCGGACGCGTTGAGCGTGTCGCAGCCCGCGGTGAGCCAGACGATTCGCAGCCTCGAACGCGATCTCGGCGTCGCGGTCTTCGACCGGATCGGACGCAACGTCCGGCTCAACGCCGCAGGCGAGGCGCTGTTGCCCGGTGCGCGCCAGGCGCTTCGGGATTTGCAGATCGCCCGCGATGCGGTGGCGTCGGTGTCGGCGTTGCGCAGCGGACGGCTCGACCTGGTGTCGCTGCCGACCCTCGGGGTGTCTCCGGTGGCCGAGCTGATCGGCGAGTTCCACCGGCGTCATCCCGATATCAGCGTCCGGCTCGTCGAACCCGACTCGGCGGCACGGATCGGATCGGTGGTCGCCAGCGGGGAGGCCGAGATCGGGTTCACCGAGCTGACCTCGCAGGGGGTGGTGCCATCGGATGCGACGTCCGCGGCCGACCGGCTCGAATCGGTCGAACTCGACCATCAGGTGTATGTCGTGGTGTATCACCGAAGCGTCGAACTCGACGAGGTCCATGCCCCCGACGGGGCGCCGGTCCCGCTCACCGAACTGGCGTCACTCCCGCTCGTCACGGCCATCGAAGGGACCTCGACCCGTCGGCTCATCGACGAGGCCTTCGCCTACGTGGGGGTCGCACCTCGCATTGCGGTGGAGACGGAACTGCGTGAGGTGATCGCCGCGGTCGTCGCTGCCGGCGGGGGGTATTCGATCCTGCCTCGGGTCGTGGCCGAGGCGATCGGTTCCCCCGATGGAGACATCGTGATCGCGCAGGTCGCGCCCCCGATTCGCCGGCGGGTCGGAGTCATCTTTCGTCCGGGCGCGATGAGCCCCGCCGGTCGAGCATTCCTCGAGGTGGTCGAGGAGTCGAAACGGCGGGGCTGA
- a CDS encoding trypsin-like peptidase domain-containing protein: MTVAAALVAGGVGGFAAASFADTGSTATPTAVTAAPPSASGDSGTGANTAIPAASTSSPLSVAEIVDRVGPSVVAVNTEVVERRGPFTQTGSGAGTGVILTSDGQVLTNAHVVSGASRVTVTVVVDGEEVEYPATVIAGDSSNDLALLQVDADTDLPAATIGESSTAAVGDDVVAIGNALALEGGMSVTRGIVSGLDRAITAGDAYSSEQLTGLIQTDAAISSGNSGGPLVNAAGQVIGINTAVASSSSGTQASNVGFVIPIDKAMSIVEQMRQQI, from the coding sequence GTGACGGTCGCCGCCGCGCTCGTCGCCGGCGGAGTCGGCGGCTTCGCGGCGGCTTCATTCGCCGATACCGGATCGACCGCGACGCCCACCGCGGTGACCGCGGCACCTCCGTCCGCTTCGGGCGACTCCGGCACCGGCGCCAATACGGCGATTCCCGCCGCCTCCACCAGTTCGCCGCTCAGCGTCGCCGAGATCGTCGATCGCGTCGGCCCCTCGGTCGTGGCGGTGAACACCGAGGTGGTCGAGCGTCGAGGCCCCTTCACCCAAACGGGATCGGGCGCCGGCACCGGGGTCATCCTCACCTCCGACGGACAGGTGCTCACCAACGCCCACGTCGTCAGCGGAGCATCCCGGGTGACCGTCACCGTGGTCGTCGACGGCGAGGAGGTCGAGTACCCGGCGACGGTGATCGCTGGCGATTCGAGCAACGACCTGGCGCTTCTCCAGGTCGACGCCGACACCGACCTTCCCGCGGCGACGATCGGGGAATCCTCCACCGCCGCCGTCGGCGACGATGTCGTGGCGATCGGCAATGCGCTCGCCCTTGAGGGCGGGATGTCGGTGACCCGCGGCATCGTGTCGGGCCTCGATCGAGCGATCACCGCCGGAGACGCCTACTCGAGCGAGCAGCTCACCGGCCTCATCCAGACCGACGCTGCGATCAGTTCGGGCAACTCGGGTGGCCCGCTGGTCAACGCTGCCGGCCAGGTGATCGGCATCAACACCGCGGTGGCGTCCTCGTCGAGTGGCACCCAGGCCTCCAACGTGGGCTTCGTCATCCCGATCGATAAAGCCATGAGCATCGTGGAACAGATGCGCCAGCAGATCTAG
- a CDS encoding DUF3089 domain-containing protein, which yields MITTTKLAAAMCALALTAATGCTNDSADGETVGSTTTAVSTTAGSASGSSGDGPGADNIYSDPAKWLCAPGADDACSIELSASTVNANGVKRTDLRRNEQPFDCFYVYPTISRDATTTSDWFASEDEEGYVARYQAAPLTSRCRVFAPLYRQWTLASIGARVGGDVPDDEVNPYDDVLAAWRHYLATDNDGRGVVLIGHSQGSMHLTRLIQEEIEPDESASRLLIAAYLAGTSIQVPDGADVGATFSSTPLCREETDTGCVVTWSSYRSEEPESAGSIFGRHFDGTVAACNPPSSLRGTRSVTSPLMPAVRNASILSSLLPAVPEDASWFDGAVIDTTYVALDDFVFAECRDTETKNAAMITVHADPTDSRADDITGDLSAEWGLHLVDVSLFLGDIIDLISTQFEAWESAPSASG from the coding sequence GTGATCACCACCACGAAGCTGGCCGCGGCGATGTGTGCTCTCGCCCTGACCGCGGCAACCGGCTGCACGAACGATTCGGCCGACGGCGAAACCGTTGGGTCCACCACGACCGCAGTCTCGACCACCGCTGGTTCCGCGTCGGGCTCGTCCGGCGACGGCCCTGGGGCCGACAACATCTACAGCGACCCCGCGAAATGGCTGTGTGCTCCGGGGGCCGATGACGCGTGTTCGATCGAACTGTCGGCGAGCACCGTCAACGCGAACGGGGTGAAACGCACCGACCTTCGACGCAACGAGCAGCCCTTCGACTGTTTCTACGTCTATCCGACGATCTCGCGCGACGCCACCACGACCAGCGACTGGTTCGCCAGCGAGGACGAAGAGGGCTACGTGGCCCGATACCAGGCCGCACCGTTGACCAGCCGCTGTCGGGTATTCGCCCCGTTGTACCGACAGTGGACCCTGGCATCGATCGGTGCTCGGGTCGGTGGCGATGTTCCCGACGACGAGGTCAACCCCTACGACGACGTCCTCGCCGCCTGGCGCCACTACCTCGCGACCGACAACGACGGGCGAGGGGTCGTGTTGATCGGACACTCGCAGGGATCGATGCACCTGACGCGATTGATTCAAGAGGAGATCGAGCCGGACGAGTCGGCCTCACGACTCCTCATCGCCGCCTACCTGGCCGGCACCTCGATCCAGGTCCCCGACGGCGCCGACGTTGGAGCGACGTTCTCCTCGACGCCGTTGTGTCGGGAGGAAACCGACACCGGTTGTGTCGTCACCTGGTCCTCGTACCGAAGCGAGGAGCCCGAATCGGCGGGCTCCATCTTCGGCCGCCACTTCGACGGCACGGTCGCTGCGTGCAACCCCCCGTCGTCGTTGCGCGGGACGCGCTCGGTGACCTCCCCGTTGATGCCGGCCGTCCGCAACGCCTCGATCTTGTCCTCGCTGCTCCCGGCGGTACCCGAAGATGCCTCATGGTTCGATGGAGCGGTCATCGACACCACCTATGTCGCACTCGACGACTTCGTGTTCGCCGAGTGCCGAGATACCGAAACGAAGAACGCCGCGATGATCACGGTGCACGCCGATCCCACCGACTCGCGCGCTGATGACATCACCGGCGACCTGTCTGCCGAGTGGGGCCTGCACCTCGTCGACGTGAGCCTCTTTCTCGGCGACATCATCGACCTGATCAGCACACAGTTCGAGGCGTGGGAATCAGCGCCGTCCGCATCCGGCTGA
- a CDS encoding PIG-L family deacetylase, translating into MPARGDDTVVFVHAHPDDEAIFTGGTLAALNDAGVRTVVVLATSGELGERDGAESIESLRHRRRIEAQEACDLLGVARLVFLDHVDSGLHLPASAGDTGSFVEASLDLVGEQIAEVLDQERASAVVGYDDHGIYEHPDHIHAHRATMLAAELAGVSSRYLSTVDREYLHFVESHLIHRADESIPSMRPIGSSTVEITTTIPIHRFLAEKQAAIAAHRSQISDPSLGLQGSFGEVYGYEWYVRMGPRSVLDHLVARLQGAAARE; encoded by the coding sequence GTGCCGGCGAGGGGCGACGACACCGTCGTATTCGTCCATGCACACCCCGACGATGAGGCCATCTTCACCGGGGGAACCCTCGCCGCGCTGAACGACGCCGGCGTGCGCACGGTCGTGGTGCTCGCAACCTCCGGAGAACTGGGCGAACGCGACGGTGCCGAGAGCATCGAGTCGCTGCGTCATCGCCGCCGCATCGAAGCCCAGGAAGCGTGCGATCTCCTCGGGGTCGCACGCCTGGTGTTTCTCGATCACGTCGATTCCGGACTACACCTCCCAGCGTCCGCCGGCGACACCGGATCGTTCGTCGAAGCGTCGCTCGACCTCGTCGGCGAACAGATCGCCGAGGTGCTCGACCAGGAACGGGCCAGTGCCGTGGTCGGCTATGACGACCACGGGATCTACGAACACCCCGACCACATCCACGCCCACCGCGCGACGATGCTGGCGGCCGAACTCGCCGGGGTCTCGTCTCGATACCTCTCGACGGTTGATCGCGAGTACCTCCACTTCGTCGAATCCCACCTGATCCACCGGGCCGACGAATCGATCCCCTCGATGCGCCCCATCGGATCCTCCACCGTCGAGATCACCACGACGATTCCCATACACCGCTTCCTGGCCGAAAAGCAGGCCGCCATCGCCGCTCATCGCAGCCAGATCAGCGACCCGTCCCTGGGACTGCAGGGTTCCTTCGGCGAGGTCTACGGCTACGAATGGTACGTACGGATGGGCCCCCGCAGCGTGCTCGACCACCTGGTCGCTCGACTTCAGGGCGCCGCCGCACGGGAGTAA
- a CDS encoding DUF2470 domain-containing protein: MPEPLPTFDDAVISGVTRHMNEDHADDTLLIARALGARPGATDARMIGLDNDGGDYEVVTPSGTETIRIPWARRLSERIEIRQEIVRMYDESCEILGLEPRAHE; encoded by the coding sequence ATGCCCGAGCCCCTCCCGACCTTCGACGATGCCGTGATCTCCGGCGTGACCCGGCACATGAACGAGGACCACGCCGATGACACGCTCCTCATCGCCCGTGCGCTCGGAGCCCGGCCGGGCGCGACCGACGCCAGGATGATCGGCCTCGACAACGACGGCGGCGACTACGAGGTCGTGACACCCAGCGGCACCGAAACCATCCGCATCCCCTGGGCCCGCCGGCTGAGCGAGCGGATCGAGATCCGCCAGGAAATCGTGCGAATGTACGACGAGTCCTGCGAAATCCTCGGCCTCGAACCCCGAGCCCACGAGTAG
- a CDS encoding biliverdin-producing heme oxygenase — MSTIEDTVEAPLAFSEQIRQATWGDHEGAEHATYMDDLLAGKLTLAQYAVLKEQLWFVYLEIEKAAERFADDPAAQPFASKEWMDKLRRLPALERDLDFMSPGWRGTITPTPETAEYIARLKEKASDWAAGWIAHHYTRYMGDLSGGQMIARLAWKLYDISPEEGAEFYHFADVESPKGFRDAYREALDALPYGDEEKAAMVEEVREAYRLNTLMLTHLANYMPK; from the coding sequence GTGAGCACGATTGAGGATACCGTCGAAGCGCCCCTCGCTTTCTCGGAGCAGATCCGCCAAGCGACCTGGGGTGATCACGAAGGGGCGGAACACGCCACCTACATGGACGATCTCCTCGCCGGGAAGCTGACGCTGGCGCAATACGCCGTGCTCAAGGAGCAACTCTGGTTCGTGTACCTCGAAATCGAGAAGGCCGCCGAGCGCTTCGCCGACGACCCCGCCGCTCAGCCGTTCGCGTCGAAGGAGTGGATGGACAAGCTCCGCCGTCTTCCCGCCCTCGAGCGCGACCTCGACTTCATGAGCCCCGGCTGGCGCGGGACGATCACGCCGACCCCGGAAACCGCCGAATACATCGCTCGCCTGAAGGAGAAGGCTTCGGATTGGGCAGCGGGATGGATTGCCCACCACTACACCCGGTACATGGGGGATCTGTCGGGTGGGCAGATGATCGCCCGCCTCGCCTGGAAGCTCTACGACATCTCGCCCGAGGAGGGTGCGGAGTTCTATCACTTCGCCGACGTCGAGAGCCCGAAGGGCTTCCGCGATGCCTACCGCGAAGCGCTCGACGCGTTGCCCTACGGCGACGAGGAGAAGGCCGCGATGGTCGAAGAGGTTCGCGAGGCCTACCGCCTCAACACGCTCATGCTGACGCACCTTGCGAACTACATGCCGAAGTGA
- a CDS encoding MarR family transcriptional regulator, with amino-acid sequence MSDSRAAAADSTTGTDVAAAPSGMGDLDEVAASIRLAVLRLGRILRHQDPHELSAPLTTALLTLGRRGPMSLSELAAAERITSPTTSKIVDKLEGLGYVTKVADAHDRRVCRIAVTPQGAAEVDLIGSRRTAYVRRSIDALAPELQAALPDAVRVLEALVSAAGTAAATNADETAADETAAGGLAAAGEVRR; translated from the coding sequence ATGAGTGACTCACGCGCCGCAGCAGCCGATTCCACAACGGGTACCGACGTCGCGGCAGCGCCCAGCGGCATGGGCGACCTCGACGAGGTTGCCGCATCGATTCGCTTGGCGGTCCTTCGCCTGGGCCGAATTCTTCGCCACCAAGACCCTCACGAATTGTCGGCGCCGCTGACGACCGCGCTGTTGACGCTCGGTCGTCGCGGCCCGATGTCGCTGTCCGAACTCGCCGCCGCAGAACGGATCACCTCGCCGACCACCTCGAAGATCGTCGACAAGCTCGAGGGGCTCGGTTACGTGACCAAGGTGGCCGATGCGCACGATCGGAGGGTGTGTCGTATCGCCGTCACCCCGCAGGGCGCGGCGGAGGTCGACCTGATCGGCTCTCGGCGCACCGCCTATGTCCGGCGGTCGATCGACGCGCTCGCCCCCGAGTTGCAGGCCGCTCTGCCCGACGCAGTCCGGGTGCTCGAGGCGCTGGTGTCCGCCGCCGGCACCGCTGCTGCGACGAATGCCGACGAGACCGCAGCCGACGAGACCGCAGCCGGCGGGTTGGCCGCGGCCGGGGAGGTGCGGCGATGA
- a CDS encoding MFS transporter has protein sequence MSVAATVPPVANTSTFASLRVANFRRFFIGQSISQVGNWLTVLAQSLLILHLTGSGFAVGLLTAALCGPVLLFGPMAGLIADRVDKRKLLIGVQSAAMVQSLLLALVAFSDDPSIPAIFVLAFMGGVLTALDNPARRSIVVEMVPVESVNNAVSINSALMTGSRIIGPAIAGGLIATVGYGWCFLIDGISYIAVLIAFARMNPAEFRRAEAPAPGKGQVRAGLRYVRNEPVLWVPLVMATIIGTFTFNFSVVLPLLVVDSFGGTDTTFTTLLSVLSIGSFVSALALGRRAVVPLRHVWVAAAAFGVSMLGLAAAPSMAIAYPIAVLIGASSIAFMVSSTAIVQLNADPSMRGRVLALQAMVFLGTTPIGGPILGAICEWIDPRAGVALGAVAALVAAAYGWSRDPDRITPRLYRSAPAA, from the coding sequence ATGAGCGTTGCCGCCACGGTTCCACCAGTTGCCAACACGAGCACCTTCGCCTCGCTTCGGGTGGCGAACTTCCGCCGGTTCTTCATCGGCCAGAGCATCTCCCAGGTCGGCAACTGGTTGACCGTGCTGGCCCAGTCGCTGCTCATCCTGCATCTCACCGGCAGCGGGTTCGCCGTGGGGCTCCTCACCGCAGCGCTGTGTGGCCCCGTGCTGTTGTTCGGGCCGATGGCCGGCCTCATCGCCGACCGGGTCGACAAGCGCAAACTGCTCATCGGCGTTCAGTCGGCAGCGATGGTGCAGTCGTTGCTGTTGGCGCTCGTTGCGTTCAGCGACGATCCATCGATTCCGGCGATCTTCGTGCTCGCGTTCATGGGTGGGGTTCTCACCGCGCTCGACAACCCGGCCCGTCGGTCCATCGTCGTGGAGATGGTGCCGGTCGAGTCGGTGAACAACGCCGTGTCGATCAACAGCGCCCTGATGACCGGGTCGCGAATCATCGGCCCGGCGATCGCCGGCGGCCTGATCGCGACGGTCGGCTACGGATGGTGTTTCCTGATCGACGGCATCAGCTACATCGCCGTGCTGATCGCCTTCGCTCGGATGAATCCGGCGGAGTTCCGTCGCGCCGAGGCGCCGGCCCCCGGCAAAGGTCAGGTGCGCGCCGGACTGCGATATGTCCGCAACGAACCCGTGTTGTGGGTTCCGCTGGTGATGGCGACGATCATCGGCACGTTCACGTTCAACTTCAGCGTGGTGTTGCCGCTGTTGGTCGTCGACAGCTTCGGAGGGACCGACACGACGTTCACGACGCTTTTGTCGGTGTTGAGCATCGGGTCGTTCGTCTCGGCGCTCGCCTTAGGCCGACGAGCGGTTGTGCCGCTGCGTCACGTGTGGGTGGCCGCCGCTGCGTTCGGCGTGTCGATGCTGGGGTTGGCGGCGGCCCCGTCGATGGCGATCGCGTACCCGATCGCGGTGCTCATCGGTGCCTCGAGCATCGCGTTCATGGTGTCGTCGACCGCGATCGTCCAACTCAACGCCGACCCGTCGATGCGCGGCCGGGTATTGGCGTTGCAGGCCATGGTGTTTCTCGGGACCACGCCGATCGGCGGCCCGATCCTGGGGGCGATCTGCGAATGGATCGACCCTCGCGCCGGGGTTGCACTCGGGGCCGTCGCTGCGC